Proteins encoded together in one Mastacembelus armatus chromosome 15, fMasArm1.2, whole genome shotgun sequence window:
- the tarbp1 gene encoding probable methyltransferase TARBP1, with protein sequence MCSVLINAFLSGSPDCDRVFQTLSWPSESWPERERVEALTAFIEGLGPHLADPDSVLFTAATKRRIREQIESVILTQCLPLFSRAPGDTGEGLRCRDSAAVTDAACRLVRVCVPLCDEAVPGRVALSVLPSLGLSDEELPGPRRLSVEVASEVMAAVIPSLSADERLTLTTLSSALSCVKTLPDVLVSKITVRLLSTLLKCCSGARLNNILRLILDDLCGWHSIDCTPVVTERALLCLAALSDHLLKSQSIHSSSSSSSCEPDPRLSVQFWRMVQDGLTHRDAVSRKRALYLLKRCVALSEEEGLDCPCSSGEGETLFKWDPNRSKLIREFWEDYVLVMETLEENQIHVVRPVLNRIGTLIQTTVNDSEGLSGQGLFHPSWLLCVYQRMFHSENKSLMREGVCHLLELQVLQQPVFALAFSQFIVGPFMDVLSETSLFHRSVGQSVGESPELGAKLQVFLATFFSSLPSEHRGSVLLQLIQQLGSKHWCAVPLMFLSQALSKLSPAPLLRSEGLAALREVLRCTMITHQVLLRGAAQCFLLNCALCLTEVNAVTLDDVFSFLMHFRADESLCRGTQIWIQLCSWLSDCEGRFKPKITDGDSTKKETVRSYVHSEIHTYFRVPASTGQTERIPDPREAEKLARAVLLCVDMEKGRPGTEIGDTLASLLSPLLETLGRLSTNIYLPQRKSDKSLQLVLQLFQFGGIISCQRVGQEQGDCVMVAMEKLIFKVVDPIQEFILRRLCGELQELFDVERAELYLSVLKQLVVLYRSAPQYYNKIQQNDFPKLIKHSLKILKEPSKQIPSVANQMARAVAMASLAMVCGLVEEEVIGEGSEMISGIKAVNEYFYSCQSQSSRGNLNIRLLKPQTDSSSDLGEQGRLLQDWGRISANFLRDQWICLSFLIKAVGIAEVSRAPATLKAALSCSVEALALLPSDLVLPVLAFMETALPQVLCDEEPLCVEAVTLSWELVQGLSTNAHDFWLALKGFISVAFHHKLLELSHTQALTLKATLKQIATELMELSQSKSGVLGVLLEHCCQTWLPSEQGGSAQLDNTFCSVFSHVNILAEGCVYGPVFRRDQRLIQDVQTYVEQLGEECAANIVVTSDDRDDQFPRACVLAFLSRLDSNNLQHVRLIEELVMSLLEKDNDISKSKVRYYSNSLQHRVKNRVWQTLLLLLPKLREEFVATLLNHVFEAGFCSNQASVKYLIEWTMILILVHHPQHMDSFWACFNMDHERTKTSICTFLSVLVHFSVIIPNLKNKTAQLRKALDIILQWCFNHNFSVRLYALLALKKVWSLAEVQAEEEPDGLGGLSTVIKACLNQAEAMQSTGNANKNWMRIQEHFFFGDFHPIGDYSVETIFYTFPSLSELADDEWILPWKFEKLWCFSVSPSLPLRNPALHLSQLQPGDWIQQDKGDLDKEERWAEVQKKITPWRLGIRDQEPELQLVPPQRAARVGKLHGALLVVASLIDKPTNLGGLCRTCEIFGASALVLDSLRHISDKHFQSLSVSSELWLPLIEVKPVELTDFLQVKKSEGYCIIGVEQTANSQSLQDYQFPEKTLLLLGNEREGIPANLLQMLDVCVEIPQQGVIRSLNVHVSAALLIWEYTRQHLTSDSADVKSKHS encoded by the exons ATGTGTTCCGTTTTAATAAACGCGTTCTTGTCCGGCTCTCCTGACTGTGACCGTGTGTTTCAGACTCTGTCCTGGCCGAGTGAGTCGTGGCCGGAGAGGGAGCGGGTCGAGGCGCTGACGGCTTTCATTGAAGGACTCGGACCACATTTAGCTGACCCGGACTCGGTTCTGTTTACAGCTGCGACAAAAAGACGCATTCGAGAACAAATCGAGTCGGTTATTTTGACGCAGTGCCTGCCTCTCTTCTCTAGGGCACCAGGAGACACGGGTGAAGGACTGCGGTGCAGGGACAGTGCTGCTGTTACAGACGCCGCCTGCAGGCTTGTGAGGGTCTGCGTCCCGTTGTGTGATGAGGCTGTACCGGGACGGGTGGCTCTTTCCGTCCTGCCATCTCTGGGACTGTCGGATGAGGAGCTACCCGGCCCCAGGAGACTCAGTGTGGAGGTTGCAAGTGAAGTCATGGCTGCTGTGATTCCGTCTCTGTCAGCGGACGAGCGGCTCACACTCACCACCCTGTCCTCTGCTTTGTCGTGCGTGAAAACACTCCCCGATGTCCTGGTTTCCAAAATCACAGTCAGGCTTCTTTCGACTCTGCTGAAGTGCTGCAGCGGTGCGAGGCTGAACAACATCCTCAGACTGATCCTGGATGACCTGTGCGGCTGGCACTCCATCGACTGCACGCCTGTGGTTACAGAGCGGGCTTTGCTGTGTTTGGCCGCCCTGTCAGACCACCTGCTCAAATCTCAAAGCATccactcctcttcctcttcctcctcctgtgaGCCCGACCCTCGCCTGTCCGTCCAGTTCTGGAGGATGGTTCAGGATGGGTTGACGCACAGAGACGCGGTGTCACGCAAAAGGGCGTTGTACCTGTTGAAGAGGTGTGTGGCCCTGTCAGAGGAGGAGGGGCTGGACTGTCCCTGTTCATCAGGGGAAG GTGAGACCTTATTCAAGTGGGACCCGAACAGGAGCAAGTTGATTAGAGAGTTTTGGGAAGATTATGTGCTGGTGATGGAGACCCTGGAGGAAAACCAG ATTCATGTTGTCCGGCCAGTTTTAAACAGAATAGGCACGTTGATCCAGACAACAGTGAATGATAGTGAAG GTCTGTCAGGTCAAGGCCTCTTCCACCCCTcctggctgctgtgtgtgtaccAGCGCATGTTCCACAGCGAGAATAAATCCTTAATGAGAGAAGGAGTGTGCCATCTGCTCGAGCTGCAGGTCCTCCAGCAGCCAGTCTTTGCTTTGGCCTTTTCTCAG TTTATTGTTGGCCCTTTTATGGACGTTCTATCTGAAACATCACTTTTCCACCG GTCAGTTGGTCAGAGTGTAGGAGAGTCTCCTGAGCTGGGAGCTAAGCTACAAGTCTTCCTGGCCACCTTCTTCAGTAGCCTGCCATCAGAGCACAGAG GTTCTGTGTTGCTGCAGCTCATTCAGCAGCTGGGCTCTAAGCACTGGTGTGCAGTCCCCCTCATGTTTCTCTCCCAGGCTCTATCCAAACTTTCTCCTGCTCCACTGCTGAGGAGCGAGGGTCTCGCTGCTTTAAG GGAGGTTCTGCGTTGCACCATGATCACTCATCAAGTCCTGCTGAGAGGAGCTGCCCAGTGCTTCCTCCTGAATTGCGCCCTCTGTCTCACAGAAGTA AATGCAGTGACCCTAGATGATGTTTTTAGTTTCCTGATGCATTTCCGTGCAGATGAGTCGCTGTGTAGAGGGACACAAATTTGGATCCAG TTGTGTTCCTGGCTGTCAGACTGTGAAGGCAGGTTCAAGCCCAAGATTACGGATGGAGATTccacaaagaaagaaactgtAAGAAGTTATGTTCATAGTGAGATACATACCTATTTCCGGGTCCCAGCTAGCACAG GGCAGACTGAGAGGATACCTGATCCTAGGGAGGCTGAGAAGTTGGCCAGAGctgttctgctgtgtgtggaTATGGAAAAGGGTCGACCAGGCACAGAGATTGGTGACACTCTGGCATCATTACTGTCTCCACTTCTGGAAACGCTGGGCAGACTCAGCACCAATATCTACTTGCCTCAGCGTAAGAGTGACAAGAGCCTGCAGCTTGTGCTCCAATTGTTCCAGTTTGGAGGAATAATAAGTTGTCAGCGTGTTGGACAGGAGCAAG GAGACTGTGTGATGGTTGCCATGGAGAAGCTCATTTTTAAAGTTGTAGATCCAATCCAGGAGTTTATCTTAAGGCGGCTGTGCGGGGAGCTACAAGAG CTGTTTGATGTGGAGCGGGCGGAGCTATATTTAAGTGTCCTGAAGCAGTTGGTTGTCTTGTACAGATCTGCTCCACAGTACTataataaaattcagcagaatGATTTCCCTAAACTCATCAAGCACAGCCTCAAGATCCTTAAAGAACCAAGCAAACAG ATTCCCTCTGTAGCAAACCAGATGGCCAGAGCGGTGGCTATGGCATCCCTGGCCATGGTTTGTGGTCTtgtggaggaggaagtgatTGGTGAGGGATCAGAGATGATTTCTGGTATAAAAGCAGTGAATGAGTACTTCTACAGTTGTCAAAGTCAATCATCTCGGGGAAACTTAAATATACGCCTGCTGAAACCACAGACAGACTCCTCTAG TGATCTAGGAGAGCAGGGTCGACTGCTGCAGGACTGGGGACGTATTTCTGCCAACTTTTTGCGGGACCAGTGGATTTGTTTGAGCTTCCTGATTAAGGCTGTTGGAATTGCTGAGGTTTCCAGAGCACCAGCAACTCTCAAGGCTGCTCTGAGCTGCAGTGTGGAGGCCCTGGCTCTACTGCCCAGTGACCTGGTGCTACCTGTGCTCGCATTTATGGAGACAGCATTGCCACAA GTACTATGCGATGAAGAGCCACTCTGTGTGGAGGCTGTGACTCTGAGTTGGGAGCTGGTGCAGGGACTGAGCACTAACGCCCATGACTTCTGGCTGGCCCTGAAAGGCTTCATCTCCGTGGCCTTCCACCATAAACTTCTGGAGCTGTCACACACTCAGGCTCTGACACTTAAGGCCACTTTGAAACAG ATTGCCACTGAGCTGATGGAGCTGTCCCAGTCAAAAAGTGGAGTGTTAGGTGTGCTGCTTGAACACTGCTGTCAGACATGGCTACCCAGTGAGCAAGGCGGCAGTGCCCAGCTTGACAACACGTTTTGTAGTGTTTTCAGTCATGTCAACATACTTGCTGAGGGTTGTGTCTATGGACCAGTGTTCAGAAGAGACCAACG GCTCATCCAGGATGTCCAAACATATGTGGAGCAACTCGGTGAAGAATGTGCAGCTAACATCGTAGTTACAAG tgatgACAGGGACGATCAGTTTCCCCGTGCATGTGTACTGGCTTTCCTCAGCCGCCTGGATTCCAATAATTTACAGCATGTAAGACTGATAGAGGAGCTGGTGATGTCTTTGTTGGAAAAG GATAATGACATATCAAAGTCAAAAGTGCGTTACTATAGTAACTCCCTGCAACATCGTGTTAAAAACCGAGTATggcaaacactgctgctgttgctgcccaAGCTCAGAGAG gAGTTTGTTGCCACTTTGCTGAACCATGTGTTTGAAGCTGGATTCTGTAGTAACCAGGCCTCAGTCAAGTACTTGATCGAGTGGACAATGATTCTGATTCTCGTTCACCATCCGCAACACATGGACAGTTTTTGGGCCTGCTTCAACATG GATCATGAAAGAACCAAGACAAGCATCTGCACCTTCCTGTCAGTCCTGGTGCATTTCAGTGTCATAATTCCTAATCTTAAAAATAAG ACAGCACAGTTGCGTAAAGCACTGGACATCATCCTGCAGTGGTGTTTTAACCATAACTTCAGCGTCCGCCTGTATGCCTTACTGGCCCTGAAAAAAGTGTGGAGCTTGGCTGAAGTCCAGGCAGAGGAAGAACCTGATGGTTTGGGAGGGTTATCCACTGTGATCAAGGCCTGTTTGAACCAGGCAGAGGCCATGCAAAGCACTGG AAATGCTAATAAAAACTGGATGAGGATTCAGGAGCACTTCTTCTTTGGTGATTTTCACCCTATCGGGGATTACAGTGTTGAG ACCATATTCTATACTTTTCCCAGTCTGTCGGAGTTGGCTGACGATGAGTGGATTCTCCCCTGGAAGTTTGAGAAACTGTGGTGTTTCTCTGTAAGTCCATCTCTTCCTTTAAGAAATCCTGCTCTTCACCTGAGCCAACTTCAGCCTGGAGACTGGATCCAGCAAGACAAAG GTGATCTGGATAAGGAGGAGCGCTGGGCCGAGGTGCAGAAGAAGATCACTCCCTGGAGGTTGGGGATCCGAGATCAGGAGCCAGAACTCCAGCTGGTTCCACCACAGAGGGCTGCTCGAGTGGGCAAACTGCACGGTGCTCTGCTGGTGGTAGCCTCACTTATTGACAAGCCCACCAATTTAGGAG GCCTGTGCAGGACATGTGAGATATTTGGAGCCAGTGCTCTGGTTCTGGATAGCCTCCGCCACATCAGTGACAAACATTTTCAGTCCCTGAGCGTCTCATCTGAGTTATGGCTTCCTCTGATAGAG GTGAAACCAGTGGAGCTCACTGACTTCCTACAGGTTAAGAAGAGTGAAGGGTACTGTATTATTGGAGTGGAGCAGACAGCCAACAGTCAGAGTCTCCAGGACTACCAGTTCCCTGAAAAGACACTGTTACTTCTGGG